One part of the Marinobacterium rhizophilum genome encodes these proteins:
- a CDS encoding SDR family NAD(P)-dependent oxidoreductase: protein MQGCLQDKVAFITGGGSGIGAATAERFAQEGAKVVICGRRQAPLDDVVSRIRAVGGEAEAVVADVSDEQAFVAALEGAAQRHGRFDILVNNAMAFTWGCIEETTTEQWHANFATSVDGTFWGTRTAMGLMKAHGGAIVNLASICGVLGTPWMSGYSASKAAVINFSRAAAAEGAASGVRVNVVIPAVVETPATADMLSDDSARSSTEKLIPMGRVGQPQELANAILFLASDQASYITGAALPVDGGRSAVLVTAMD, encoded by the coding sequence ATGCAAGGCTGTCTACAGGACAAGGTCGCATTTATTACCGGCGGCGGTAGTGGTATCGGTGCCGCCACGGCAGAACGCTTCGCACAGGAAGGCGCCAAAGTGGTGATCTGCGGGCGTCGCCAGGCGCCGCTAGACGACGTCGTCAGCCGTATTCGTGCCGTCGGAGGCGAAGCCGAGGCGGTGGTGGCCGATGTCAGCGATGAACAGGCTTTTGTTGCAGCGCTCGAGGGCGCGGCGCAGCGTCACGGTCGCTTCGATATTCTGGTCAACAATGCCATGGCGTTTACCTGGGGCTGCATCGAAGAAACAACCACCGAACAGTGGCATGCAAACTTTGCCACCTCTGTCGACGGTACCTTCTGGGGAACCCGCACCGCCATGGGGCTGATGAAGGCCCATGGCGGCGCTATCGTCAATCTGGCGTCCATCTGCGGTGTGCTGGGCACACCCTGGATGTCCGGCTATTCGGCTTCAAAGGCTGCGGTGATCAACTTTTCCCGTGCTGCGGCGGCCGAAGGCGCGGCCAGTGGTGTGCGCGTCAATGTGGTGATTCCGGCAGTGGTGGAAACGCCGGCCACTGCCGACATGCTGTCCGACGACAGTGCGCGCAGCAGTACTGAAAAGCTTATTCCGATGGGTCGCGTCGGTCAGCCGCAGGAGCTGGCCAATGCCATTCTCTTTTTGGCCAGCGATCAGGCGTCCTATATAACCGGTGCGGCCTTGCCCGTCGATGGCGGGCGTTCGGCGGTACTTGTTACCGCAATGGACTGA
- a CDS encoding alkene reductase has protein sequence MQAANIEHAADVDALFQPLSLGAIDLANRIVMAPMTRNRADADGVPNDLMVEHYAARAGAGLIVAEGTWPSVTGQAYCRQPGIETPAQVAAWRRVTDAVHAKGGKIILQIMHAGRIGSDSIKPAGVETVAPSAIQARGEVFTDAAGMQPFDLPRALTTAEVEAVVEEHRQAALNARNAGFDGVELHCTSGYLPMQFLCSGTNQRDDRYGGSLENRVRFVAECLQVMSDAIGAGRVGFRINPGNTFNDTSDADSVASHAALLRAGAQIGVAFVHIMRSPLEAVDAFALAREHFSGRLILNDSFDAASAASAIRDGQGDAVSFARHFIANPDLVSRIRKGLALARLDRKTIYTPGPKGYTDYPPSAE, from the coding sequence ATGCAAGCAGCCAATATTGAACATGCAGCGGACGTCGATGCGCTGTTTCAGCCGCTCAGTCTGGGGGCGATTGATCTGGCCAACCGCATCGTGATGGCGCCGATGACGCGCAACCGTGCCGATGCCGACGGTGTGCCCAACGACTTGATGGTTGAGCACTACGCGGCGCGCGCCGGAGCCGGACTGATCGTTGCCGAAGGTACCTGGCCCAGCGTGACCGGTCAGGCCTACTGTCGGCAACCTGGTATCGAAACGCCGGCCCAGGTTGCGGCCTGGCGCCGAGTCACCGATGCCGTGCATGCAAAGGGTGGCAAGATCATTCTTCAAATCATGCACGCCGGGCGTATTGGCAGCGACAGTATCAAACCTGCGGGTGTCGAAACGGTTGCGCCTTCAGCAATCCAGGCCCGTGGCGAAGTCTTTACCGATGCGGCTGGCATGCAGCCCTTCGATCTGCCGCGGGCGCTGACGACCGCGGAGGTGGAAGCGGTGGTCGAGGAGCACCGTCAGGCTGCCCTCAATGCGCGTAATGCGGGCTTTGACGGTGTCGAGCTGCACTGCACCAGTGGCTATCTGCCAATGCAGTTTCTCTGTTCGGGCACCAACCAGCGGGATGACCGCTACGGTGGCAGTCTCGAAAACCGGGTGCGCTTTGTCGCCGAGTGCCTGCAGGTCATGTCCGATGCCATAGGTGCGGGCCGTGTTGGTTTTCGCATCAACCCGGGCAATACCTTCAATGACACCAGCGATGCGGACAGCGTTGCCAGCCATGCGGCGCTGTTACGCGCGGGCGCGCAGATCGGTGTGGCGTTTGTTCACATCATGCGCTCCCCGCTGGAGGCGGTTGACGCCTTCGCGCTGGCCCGCGAGCACTTCAGTGGCCGGCTGATCCTGAACGACAGCTTTGATGCCGCCAGTGCGGCCAGTGCCATCCGTGATGGCCAGGGGGATGCGGTGTCCTTTGCACGCCATTTTATTGCCAACCCCGATCTGGTCAGCCGCATCCGCAAGGGGCTGGCGCTGGCCCGGCTTGACCGCAAAACCATTTATACGCCCGGGCCAAAAGGCTATACCGATTACCCGCCGTCGGCAGAATGA